From one Suicoccus acidiformans genomic stretch:
- a CDS encoding DUF3784 domain-containing protein: MNLLKIILIVVGVAFTTFGYLIYFKEKYNLINGFEADYKSGRKTEYYAKKVGLVELIIGIILILIGICVIIIK; this comes from the coding sequence ATGAATTTACTAAAGATAATACTTATAGTAGTGGGAGTCGCTTTTACTACATTTGGATATTTGATCTATTTTAAAGAAAAATATAATTTGATTAACGGTTTTGAGGCGGATTATAAATCTGGAAGAAAGACAGAATACTATGCTAAAAAGGTAGGATTGGTAGAACTTATCATTGGCATTATCCTTATTTTAATTGGGATCTGTGTGATAATCATTAAATAA
- a CDS encoding ATP-binding protein, which translates to MEACKQGFRTFYVRLPDLFIQKDEARLKNNGLKNLMTRYSNYDLLIIDEWLLDDILEDDLKFLFEIMERRHDEHSTIFCTQFRKGDWHQRLGGGVHADAIMDRIAHNAVWFNTGNTNMREKFNQPII; encoded by the coding sequence ATTGAAGCCTGTAAGCAAGGATTTAGGACCTTCTATGTTAGATTGCCAGATTTATTCATTCAAAAAGATGAGGCAAGGCTTAAGAACAATGGCCTCAAGAACTTAATGACCAGATACTCAAACTATGACTTGTTGATTATCGATGAATGGTTATTAGATGATATTCTTGAAGACGATTTGAAATTTCTTTTTGAAATCATGGAACGTCGCCACGACGAACATTCTACCATCTTTTGTACACAGTTTCGAAAGGGGGATTGGCACCAAAGATTGGGAGGTGGTGTCCATGCAGATGCGATAATGGATCGAATTGCTCATAATGCCGTCTGGTTCAATACAGGCAATACAAATATGCGCGAAAAGTTCAACCAGCCCATCATTTAA
- a CDS encoding GmrSD restriction endonuclease domain-containing protein: MSNELISLSTLFQNRLFRIPDYQRGYAWKKEQLVDFWEDLLNLHEDRYHYTGLLSLKAVNKESLRLCGED; encoded by the coding sequence ATGTCAAATGAATTAATTTCTTTATCAACACTATTTCAAAATAGACTATTTAGAATACCAGATTATCAAAGAGGATATGCATGGAAGAAAGAACAACTAGTAGATTTTTGGGAGGATTTATTAAATCTTCATGAAGATAGATATCATTATACTGGGCTTTTATCTTTAAAAGCGGTTAATAAAGAAAGTTTACGCTTATGCGGAGAAGACTGA
- a CDS encoding GIY-YIG nuclease family protein — translation MQVRGKSINLFLMDGTAVGRIKCTLANWTGVAYKIPRTELDKCKEREDLKQSGVYFLFGTSDETGENIVYIGQAGARKNGEGLLYRLQEHKRDDSKDYWTEAVVFTTSNNSFGPTEISYLENRFFNLAKNARRYSVKNNSDPTSGNVTEEKESELEEFIEYAEIVMGTFGHRVFESLEEKPTNKEIKEVEIDDEPVLFLKTSKAEAKGRRTNEGFVVYKGALVSINPTKICPETINKLRERYSDRIKSGVLQEDILFTSPSAAAGFVTYASANGMIMWLDKKGRTLKEIESKED, via the coding sequence ATGCAAGTGCGTGGGAAAAGTATAAATTTATTTCTAATGGACGGTACAGCAGTTGGGCGGATAAAATGTACACTTGCAAATTGGACGGGTGTTGCTTATAAAATACCTAGAACAGAACTTGATAAATGTAAAGAGCGGGAAGATCTTAAGCAAAGTGGCGTTTACTTTTTATTTGGGACATCTGATGAAACGGGAGAAAATATTGTCTACATTGGTCAAGCAGGAGCAAGAAAAAATGGTGAGGGCTTACTTTATCGTCTGCAGGAGCATAAAAGAGATGATAGCAAAGACTATTGGACAGAAGCAGTTGTTTTTACTACTTCAAACAATTCTTTTGGGCCAACTGAAATAAGCTATTTAGAAAATAGATTTTTTAATTTAGCTAAAAACGCAAGAAGATATAGTGTTAAAAACAATAGCGATCCAACGTCAGGTAATGTAACTGAAGAAAAAGAAAGTGAGTTGGAGGAGTTTATAGAGTATGCTGAAATAGTTATGGGGACATTCGGTCATAGAGTATTTGAATCCCTTGAAGAAAAGCCAACTAATAAAGAAATTAAGGAAGTAGAAATTGATGATGAGCCTGTATTATTTTTGAAAACTTCTAAAGCTGAAGCCAAAGGCCGAAGAACTAATGAAGGCTTTGTTGTTTACAAAGGTGCGTTAGTTTCTATTAATCCTACTAAAATTTGCCCGGAGACTATTAATAAACTGAGAGAGCGATATAGTGATAGGATAAAAAGTGGCGTGCTTCAAGAGGATATACTTTTTACAAGCCCTTCTGCAGCAGCAGGTTTTGTAACATATGCCAGTGCTAATGGCATGATTATGTGGTTAGATAAAAAGGGAAGAACTTTAAAAGAGATAGAAAGCAAGGAAGATTAA
- a CDS encoding ATP-binding protein, producing the protein MNEGQYFDRKSARIKPKDAVKHIIAFANADGGTLVIGIEDDGDLSGTNYQGAHKIEEYQMAIQQDILGQPSVSYEKLSYDHNGELDYLFLIHVDLSANYLIKNRSEEVYLRIGDKSLKQTYSQIQRLEYAKGERLFEDNLVTGAQLSDLDEDLLSEYKMHLNCSDLSNQQVLEARGFMHQGQLTTAAILMFGKNPSYYFPQARLRFLRYEGVSRETGSRMNIVKDQTFDGPIPTIIRQAHSAVSAQLREFQFLGDDGRFKIVPEYPEFAWFEGIVNAVVHRDYSLRGDYIRVSMFDDRLEIFSPGGLPNIVTLENMRYTRYARNPRIARALVSFGWVRELNEGVNRIYDEMADFYLNAPEYSQPHPYALQLKLENNYPSRQLRLDDRVDDLEKKLNMDEFNENERKILAYLYGNGQITVKIASETIEMSDATARKLLRGLVEKDVLSWHGNSKKDPKQYYTINVD; encoded by the coding sequence ATGAATGAAGGGCAGTACTTTGATCGAAAAAGCGCCAGAATAAAACCTAAAGATGCAGTTAAGCATATCATTGCTTTTGCTAATGCCGATGGGGGAACCTTAGTTATAGGCATTGAGGACGATGGGGACTTATCTGGGACGAATTATCAAGGAGCTCATAAAATAGAAGAATATCAAATGGCCATTCAACAAGATATTCTTGGGCAACCTTCTGTTTCCTATGAAAAGTTATCTTATGACCATAATGGTGAATTAGATTATCTGTTTCTTATTCATGTTGATTTATCAGCTAATTACTTAATTAAGAATCGTAGTGAAGAAGTCTATTTAAGAATCGGCGATAAAAGCTTAAAGCAGACTTATTCGCAAATTCAGCGATTGGAGTATGCTAAGGGAGAAAGACTATTTGAAGATAATCTTGTAACAGGGGCCCAATTATCTGATTTAGATGAAGATTTGTTATCCGAGTACAAAATGCACCTTAACTGTAGTGATTTAAGTAATCAACAAGTATTAGAAGCTCGAGGTTTTATGCATCAAGGTCAATTAACAACAGCGGCTATCTTAATGTTTGGTAAGAATCCAAGCTATTACTTTCCCCAAGCACGCCTAAGATTTTTACGTTATGAGGGTGTGAGTCGTGAGACGGGTAGTCGAATGAATATTGTTAAGGATCAAACATTTGACGGACCCATCCCGACAATCATTCGACAAGCTCACTCAGCAGTGAGTGCTCAGCTTCGGGAATTTCAGTTTTTAGGGGATGATGGACGGTTTAAAATTGTTCCTGAATATCCTGAATTTGCTTGGTTTGAGGGGATTGTAAATGCGGTAGTCCACCGTGATTATTCACTTAGGGGAGATTATATTCGTGTCAGTATGTTTGATGATCGCTTAGAAATTTTTAGTCCAGGTGGATTACCTAATATCGTTACCTTAGAAAATATGCGCTATACTCGTTATGCGAGAAATCCTAGGATAGCAAGAGCTTTGGTCAGTTTTGGATGGGTTCGAGAGTTGAATGAGGGTGTTAACCGCATTTACGATGAGATGGCAGATTTTTACCTTAATGCACCAGAATACAGTCAACCACATCCCTATGCCCTTCAGTTGAAGTTAGAGAACAACTATCCTTCTCGTCAATTACGATTAGATGATCGAGTGGATGACTTGGAGAAAAAATTGAATATGGATGAATTTAATGAGAACGAGCGAAAAATTCTGGCTTATTTGTATGGGAATGGGCAAATTACAGTAAAAATAGCTTCTGAAACCATTGAAATGAGTGATGCTACTGCTCGTAAGTTGTTGAGAGGCTTAGTAGAAAAAGATGTCTTGAGCTGGCATGGAAATTCAAAAAAAGATCCCAAACAATATTATACAATTAATGTTGATTAG
- a CDS encoding DNA recombinase, with protein MEANIKEVLDQKYDETVEQVDNQLHELQKLLYHSANEKEEYERLAEQIYDLREKKQELLFANATNAEKRRRLSDIKAFLKAQHIELEEYDDSLVNRLIEEVRVKEESLEVKLKTGQIKVVEK; from the coding sequence TTGGAAGCGAACATCAAGGAAGTTTTAGATCAGAAGTACGATGAAACAGTCGAGCAGGTAGATAATCAGCTGCATGAATTACAGAAGCTGCTTTATCATAGTGCCAACGAAAAGGAAGAATATGAACGGTTGGCTGAGCAAATCTATGACCTGAGAGAGAAGAAGCAAGAGTTGTTGTTTGCAAATGCAACTAATGCGGAAAAGCGCAGACGCTTATCTGACATTAAGGCCTTCTTGAAGGCTCAGCATATTGAACTGGAGGAATATGATGACAGTTTAGTTAATCGTTTGATTGAAGAGGTGAGAGTTAAAGAAGAAAGTCTTGAAGTGAAACTGAAGACAGGCCAAATAAAAGTTGTTGAAAAATAA
- a CDS encoding Abi family protein: protein MAFESISFRDQVTLLNGRGMTFNNPERAEDTLKHVSYYKIKEFAWPYAKEDNGEIKYSDITFEDVITRYYRDKNIRLHILHALEDIEVALQTQIAYYLGQNTGEYGYLRANNWADIQSFSRSKVNKTQEKIIERIGYQVRIARENPQSHHELISKLESGSNPNYPPVWLGVNLLMFGNLVYMLEIMSRRNKEPIAAYFSCSMEELYAWMQMLNLVRNICAHNSNFIDLHFISSVPIKKEWKEYLYIHGKEQNIITDRIAVPIIIIKYLMDQINPSYRFNSIRNILNKLIENDQEANYYGFKSKQSVLDLFK from the coding sequence ATGGCCTTTGAGTCAATTAGTTTTCGTGACCAGGTGACTTTATTAAATGGGCGTGGGATGACCTTTAATAATCCTGAGCGTGCAGAAGATACTTTAAAACATGTTTCCTATTATAAAATAAAAGAGTTTGCCTGGCCTTATGCTAAGGAAGATAATGGAGAAATTAAATATTCAGATATTACATTTGAAGATGTCATCACTCGATATTATCGAGATAAAAATATCAGGCTTCATATATTACATGCTCTAGAAGATATTGAGGTAGCCTTGCAAACACAAATTGCTTATTATCTAGGTCAAAATACTGGAGAATATGGCTATTTAAGAGCGAATAATTGGGCTGATATTCAATCGTTTTCACGGTCTAAAGTCAATAAAACTCAAGAAAAAATTATTGAAAGAATTGGTTATCAAGTGAGGATCGCTCGAGAGAATCCCCAAAGTCATCATGAATTGATTTCAAAATTAGAGTCTGGATCTAACCCTAATTATCCTCCAGTTTGGCTAGGAGTTAATTTATTAATGTTCGGTAATTTGGTTTACATGCTAGAGATCATGTCTCGGCGAAATAAAGAGCCAATAGCGGCTTACTTTTCTTGTAGCATGGAAGAACTTTATGCATGGATGCAGATGCTCAATCTTGTAAGAAATATATGTGCACATAATTCTAACTTTATTGATTTGCACTTTATTAGTTCTGTACCCATAAAGAAGGAATGGAAAGAATACTTATACATCCATGGTAAAGAGCAAAACATAATTACTGATAGAATTGCAGTCCCCATTATCATCATTAAGTATTTAATGGATCAGATTAATCCAAGCTATCGTTTCAATTCAATACGAAACATTTTAAATAAACTCATTGAGAATGATCAAGAAGCTAATTATTATGGATTCAAAAGTAAACAATCCGTTTTAGATTTATTTAAATAA
- a CDS encoding PrsW family intramembrane metalloprotease, whose product MKKFINIYGSNLLTIITLALVFIGFNDYFVQFAEKDKSQELFPIFLIAASTVFLYAIPVALFIYYLVKRFNVSGKVVLLSLIFGFTIPLYLASQGNSLISLLLFSLNVPKEILSKWGAAMTAPFTEEIAKGIVVLLTYFFCKKISLKDAFISGMISGFGFQVLEDVAYIFQSTFGETNTGFSIAFERVSNALGSHMGFAIVFGVGLIALLKKETSIPKSKALFFIIAPIVLHFAWNSPLEGDWVTPLFGSINLCLAYYVFTIVDSLDEGIKIDKIVQV is encoded by the coding sequence ATGAAAAAATTTATTAATATTTATGGAAGCAATCTTTTGACTATCATAACCCTGGCTTTAGTATTTATAGGATTTAATGACTACTTTGTTCAATTTGCAGAAAAGGACAAGTCACAGGAATTATTTCCCATATTTCTCATTGCCGCAAGCACAGTGTTCCTATATGCTATACCTGTTGCCCTATTTATATATTATTTAGTAAAAAGATTTAATGTTTCGGGCAAAGTCGTGCTACTAAGTCTTATATTTGGATTTACAATACCCTTGTATTTAGCAAGTCAAGGCAATTCACTAATTTCGTTATTGCTATTTTCACTTAATGTTCCAAAGGAAATACTCAGCAAATGGGGAGCAGCTATGACAGCACCCTTTACAGAAGAAATAGCAAAGGGAATAGTTGTTCTCTTGACATATTTTTTCTGCAAAAAGATTTCTTTGAAAGATGCCTTTATATCGGGGATGATTTCCGGCTTTGGCTTTCAAGTTTTAGAGGACGTCGCATATATTTTTCAAAGCACCTTTGGCGAAACCAATACTGGTTTTTCAATAGCCTTTGAAAGAGTGTCCAATGCACTGGGCAGTCATATGGGTTTTGCAATAGTCTTTGGAGTTGGACTTATAGCTCTTTTGAAAAAAGAAACTTCTATCCCAAAATCTAAGGCATTATTTTTCATAATAGCACCTATTGTACTACATTTCGCTTGGAACTCTCCACTTGAAGGAGATTGGGTAACGCCTTTGTTTGGAAGCATAAATCTATGCCTTGCCTATTATGTATTTACCATTGTGGACTCTTTAGATGAAGGGATTAAAATAGATAAAATAGTTCAAGTTTAG
- a CDS encoding sensor histidine kinase produces the protein MLYNYLLLFLLVSLLVYIHLYRSEIKKIQQQMVDIKKRESNRLLTQGLYTKELNGLVGTINETLMKERELRLELEKKEALQQELLTNVSHDIRTPLTSLDGYIQLLITADNLEDEERYLSIIQNRLEKISQMLDQMFLYMKLEDAHYPVNLEPLDLKQLSLSRLFNFYDIFQSKGQEPQINMPNEPVWVEASEDLMDQVLPNVIKNALLHGQGDLILTIKEEGSLHISNSFTGSYQGDPNILFERFSTGSASRSEESTGLGLSIARSAVEKMGGHIEAKTEGQVFTVSIYFNQP, from the coding sequence ATGCTTTATAACTATTTATTGCTGTTTTTACTTGTGAGTTTACTAGTTTATATTCATCTATATCGGTCGGAAATCAAGAAGATTCAACAGCAAATGGTCGACATTAAAAAAAGAGAAAGCAACCGCCTATTGACCCAAGGCTTGTATACTAAAGAATTGAATGGTTTAGTAGGAACGATCAATGAAACTTTAATGAAAGAACGGGAGCTGCGTTTGGAGCTGGAGAAGAAAGAAGCTTTGCAACAGGAATTATTAACCAATGTCTCACATGATATTCGAACCCCATTAACGTCTTTAGATGGTTATATCCAACTGTTGATCACAGCCGATAACCTGGAAGATGAAGAGAGATATTTAAGTATCATTCAAAACCGCTTAGAGAAAATATCTCAAATGTTAGACCAAATGTTTTTGTATATGAAGTTAGAAGATGCCCACTATCCTGTAAACTTGGAGCCGTTAGACTTAAAACAGCTTAGCTTGAGCCGCTTGTTTAATTTTTATGATATTTTTCAATCCAAGGGGCAAGAACCGCAAATCAATATGCCAAATGAACCTGTTTGGGTGGAGGCTAGTGAGGATTTAATGGATCAGGTCTTACCCAATGTGATAAAAAATGCCTTACTTCATGGACAGGGGGACCTAATCTTGACGATTAAGGAAGAAGGTAGCTTGCATATTTCAAATTCTTTTACGGGAAGTTATCAAGGAGACCCCAATATTTTATTTGAGCGATTTTCTACTGGGTCAGCTTCTCGCTCAGAGGAGTCAACAGGTTTAGGTTTGTCTATCGCTCGCTCAGCTGTCGAAAAAATGGGAGGACATATTGAGGCAAAAACTGAAGGACAAGTGTTTACGGTAAGCATTTATTTCAATCAACCCTAG
- a CDS encoding putative glycoside hydrolase has protein sequence MLFRQIAALFLVVLFLAAVFVVYQWGGLGLQKRPKQVRGVYLPTESLADDARLDQSIEVMKKNRLNTVVIDFKDDDGQIVTQLEEGDELVKSNSLDLLDLQDVLRRFKRAGIYPIARIVCFKDNRLSQQYPDLSFISQESGMVWQDGGGASYINPMKEEVKTYLLDVTEAAYDLGFKEVQYDYIRFPEGFHVYSDGLWYDSSTYEDLGGLERVQAINDFLERARNRFQDRDLTIGAAVFGYATIGGEQPDLVGIGQNFKSMAERVDVISAMIYPSHWSPGFLGVDYPDLEPYEVVAGYIDIEQDILDASKSRTRSIPWLQAFTDYSLAEGTYQEYGAEEINEQIRALKDKGQEEFFLWNIAGDYPSGIRP, from the coding sequence GTGTTATTTAGGCAAATTGCGGCTTTGTTTTTAGTGGTCTTATTCCTTGCTGCAGTTTTTGTGGTATATCAGTGGGGAGGTTTAGGTTTACAAAAGCGTCCCAAACAAGTTCGGGGTGTTTATTTGCCTACAGAGTCTTTAGCAGATGACGCTCGTTTAGACCAAAGCATCGAGGTCATGAAGAAAAATAGATTGAATACAGTGGTGATTGATTTCAAGGACGATGATGGACAGATTGTGACCCAGCTGGAAGAGGGGGATGAGCTTGTAAAAAGTAACAGCTTAGACTTACTTGACCTGCAGGACGTCTTGAGGCGGTTTAAGCGGGCAGGGATTTATCCGATTGCACGAATTGTTTGTTTCAAGGATAATCGTCTGTCACAGCAATATCCAGACCTTTCTTTTATTAGTCAAGAGTCGGGTATGGTCTGGCAAGATGGGGGAGGTGCTAGTTATATCAATCCCATGAAAGAGGAAGTGAAGACTTATCTCTTGGACGTTACTGAAGCGGCTTATGATTTAGGCTTTAAGGAGGTGCAATATGATTACATTCGCTTTCCTGAAGGTTTTCATGTATACAGTGATGGCTTGTGGTATGATTCCTCAACTTATGAAGACCTAGGTGGCTTAGAACGAGTTCAAGCCATCAATGATTTTTTAGAAAGAGCAAGGAATCGCTTTCAAGATAGAGATTTGACGATTGGAGCGGCTGTTTTTGGTTATGCAACGATTGGTGGGGAGCAACCAGACTTGGTAGGTATTGGTCAAAACTTTAAGAGTATGGCCGAGCGAGTTGACGTGATCTCAGCTATGATCTATCCTTCGCATTGGAGTCCAGGCTTTTTAGGTGTGGACTATCCGGACTTAGAACCTTACGAAGTGGTGGCTGGTTACATAGATATAGAACAGGATATATTAGATGCTAGCAAGTCACGGACAAGGTCGATACCTTGGTTGCAAGCTTTTACTGATTATTCATTAGCAGAAGGGACCTATCAAGAATATGGAGCTGAAGAGATTAATGAGCAGATTCGAGCGCTGAAAGACAAGGGCCAAGAGGAATTCTTTTTATGGAATATTGCAGGTGACTATCCAAGTGGTATTCGTCCTTAA
- a CDS encoding ISL3 family transposase, with protein sequence MNHFIEKTFQLKDKNIEIDMDYCEEIEFKGRTSLFYRGTLAYKPEACPHCGIANNDYVIVSNGKRSSRLTLTAKSGLPAYLILAKQRFLCKACGRSFTAKTSIVNPDCYITNQVKQQIMDRATRVTCETDIAKDTFVSPNTVRRVIHETARAIRIRSTEQLPKHLSFDEFKSVKSVKAAMSFICCDTLSHKIVDVVEDRKTHSLSAYFSRFSRQARYQVQTITIDMYEPYMHLAKRWFPNAKIILDPFHLIQALNRELDRTRIRYMNEVRYKDSRLYNKLKRYWKLILKPKSDLMSTEYHRFPLFDWLTNTRSIVDYLIQHDDVLKDTYQMVHQLGDALRDRNWQRYQEILAQSRSMTLSKGLRRVLRTFRKYGEYIHNTLTHAGLSNGPIEGINNKIKLLKRNGYGYRNFSHFRDRILLMCRLYEPKNKEKDQATNLVA encoded by the coding sequence ATGAATCATTTTATCGAAAAAACCTTCCAATTAAAAGACAAAAACATTGAAATCGATATGGATTATTGTGAAGAGATAGAATTCAAAGGGCGAACATCGCTCTTTTATCGAGGAACATTGGCATATAAACCGGAGGCTTGTCCTCATTGTGGCATTGCCAATAATGATTATGTCATTGTCAGTAATGGAAAACGCTCCTCTCGTCTGACATTAACAGCCAAATCAGGCTTACCTGCTTACTTAATCCTAGCTAAGCAACGCTTTTTATGCAAAGCCTGTGGGCGGTCATTTACAGCGAAGACATCCATCGTTAATCCTGACTGCTATATTACGAATCAAGTCAAACAACAGATTATGGACCGCGCCACAAGAGTCACTTGTGAAACAGATATCGCCAAAGATACTTTTGTATCACCAAATACAGTCCGACGGGTGATTCATGAAACCGCTCGAGCTATTCGAATACGGTCCACTGAACAGTTGCCTAAGCATCTATCCTTTGATGAATTTAAAAGCGTTAAGTCGGTTAAAGCAGCGATGAGCTTCATCTGTTGTGATACACTGTCACATAAAATCGTAGATGTGGTCGAAGACAGAAAAACACACTCACTCAGTGCTTATTTCTCAAGGTTTAGTCGCCAAGCACGTTACCAAGTTCAAACCATTACGATAGATATGTACGAACCATACATGCACCTGGCAAAGCGATGGTTTCCAAATGCAAAGATTATTCTTGATCCGTTCCATTTAATTCAAGCCTTAAATCGCGAATTAGATCGGACACGAATTCGTTACATGAACGAGGTTCGTTATAAAGATTCAAGACTCTATAATAAACTTAAGCGTTATTGGAAATTAATACTCAAACCAAAAAGCGACTTAATGTCTACTGAATACCATCGCTTCCCACTGTTTGATTGGTTAACCAATACTCGTAGCATTGTGGACTATCTCATTCAGCACGACGACGTCTTGAAGGATACCTATCAAATGGTGCATCAATTGGGCGATGCCTTAAGGGATAGGAACTGGCAACGATATCAAGAGATTTTGGCACAAAGCCGGTCCATGACACTTTCAAAAGGCTTAAGGCGTGTATTAAGGACGTTCAGAAAGTATGGGGAATATATCCACAACACACTCACACATGCAGGCCTTAGTAATGGTCCTATCGAAGGGATTAATAATAAGATTAAACTACTCAAACGCAATGGTTATGGTTACAGAAACTTCAGTCATTTTAGAGACAGAATATTACTCATGTGCCGACTTTATGAACCTAAGAACAAAGAAAAAGATCAAGCAACAAATTTAGTCGCTTGA
- a CDS encoding glycosyltransferase, translating into MKVYLCSDFASLIEKSGVGRAQVHQEMSLASAGIEYTLNPHDHYDLIQVNTVFPQSVCQAIASGVLNKPVIYFAHSTQEDFRDSFIGSNALSPLFKQWLKFAYSRSDLILTPTDYSKGLLEDYGFKQPIQVMSNGIDIDYWQADDEEVQAFRHQLGVRDHEKMIVSVGLPIARKGIDDFVQLAHSFPDYKFFWFGELNRRLLPSDIKELIDQAPSNLYFPGYVPREEIRLVYQACDLYLFLTREETEGIVLLEALASRAPTLVRAIPVFKKYQDGYDLYKGRNLRDFKAMLSLILDGKFEDLTENGYQKAKEYSVEANGKKYAQLYTELLAEKNSMENTRLGQKLKRF; encoded by the coding sequence ATGAAAGTTTATCTATGTTCAGATTTTGCAAGCTTAATAGAAAAGAGTGGTGTGGGTCGTGCTCAAGTTCATCAAGAAATGAGTCTAGCATCAGCTGGCATTGAGTATACCCTCAACCCTCATGACCACTATGACTTGATCCAAGTGAATACTGTTTTTCCTCAGTCGGTCTGCCAAGCGATAGCTTCGGGTGTGTTAAACAAACCAGTTATTTACTTTGCCCATTCGACTCAAGAGGACTTTAGGGATTCCTTTATCGGTTCAAATGCACTGTCCCCCTTGTTCAAGCAATGGTTGAAGTTCGCCTACAGTCGTTCAGATCTTATTTTAACACCGACCGATTATTCGAAGGGGTTGCTAGAAGACTACGGCTTTAAGCAACCGATTCAAGTCATGTCCAATGGTATTGATATTGACTATTGGCAGGCTGATGATGAGGAGGTGCAAGCATTCAGACATCAACTGGGTGTAAGAGACCATGAAAAAATGATTGTGTCAGTTGGTTTGCCGATTGCTCGAAAAGGAATTGACGACTTTGTCCAGTTGGCCCATAGTTTTCCAGACTATAAGTTCTTTTGGTTTGGAGAATTGAACCGCCGACTGCTCCCGAGTGACATTAAAGAACTCATTGATCAGGCGCCTAGCAATCTTTATTTTCCGGGGTATGTACCACGTGAGGAGATTCGCTTGGTTTACCAGGCATGTGATTTGTATTTGTTCTTAACCCGTGAGGAAACAGAAGGTATTGTTTTATTAGAGGCTTTAGCTAGTCGAGCTCCAACTTTAGTACGAGCAATCCCTGTCTTTAAGAAATATCAAGATGGTTACGATTTATACAAGGGTAGAAATTTACGTGATTTTAAGGCCATGCTCTCACTAATTTTAGATGGAAAGTTTGAAGATTTAACTGAAAATGGCTATCAAAAAGCAAAGGAATATAGTGTAGAAGCGAATGGTAAAAAATATGCCCAGCTATACACGGAATTATTAGCAGAAAAGAACTCAATGGAAAATACGAGGCTGGGACAAAAGCTTAAAAGGTTCTAA
- a CDS encoding TVP38/TMEM64 family protein — protein MSSQRIRDLVNALGIIGTIATVIFLWYAFKIGLLTNEEVMKDFLNQAGVWGPLVFIFIQIVQVVIPIVPGAITIPVGAIIFGDWLGCVYNYVGIVIGSLINFCLARQYGKPLVKALTSEKTYDKYIGYLEHKNFGKVFLGFMIWPFSPDDFLCYLAGLSAMTWKSYALIILTTKTWSIYIYTYGTVAILDLVQKLLGG, from the coding sequence ATGTCTAGTCAACGAATTAGAGATTTAGTGAATGCTCTCGGCATTATCGGCACGATAGCAACGGTTATATTTTTATGGTATGCCTTCAAAATTGGTTTGTTGACGAATGAAGAAGTCATGAAAGACTTTTTGAATCAAGCAGGGGTATGGGGACCGTTAGTCTTCATCTTCATTCAAATTGTTCAAGTGGTTATCCCAATCGTTCCGGGTGCCATAACCATTCCGGTTGGGGCGATTATCTTTGGAGACTGGCTGGGCTGTGTCTATAATTATGTCGGCATTGTGATTGGCTCTCTTATTAACTTTTGTTTGGCTCGCCAATATGGCAAACCTTTAGTTAAAGCCTTAACATCAGAAAAAACATATGATAAGTACATTGGTTATTTGGAGCATAAGAATTTTGGAAAAGTGTTTTTAGGGTTTATGATCTGGCCGTTTAGCCCGGATGACTTCCTATGTTACTTGGCCGGTTTGTCGGCAATGACCTGGAAGAGCTATGCCTTGATTATTCTCACAACAAAAACTTGGAGTATTTACATTTACACGTATGGAACGGTAGCGATTTTAGACCTGGTTCAAAAATTATTAGGGGGTTAA